The segment CAGTTGAACAGAGCTGTGCGAGCCCCGCCAATGTGCAGGTAGCCAGTGGGTGAGGGGGAAAGCGCGTAACAACACTCTCAGTCATGGTGCTCTTAAATCTCTTAGGTTAGTCCCATCATTTACGGCGGTCGCCGAAGTCTTGTGCGCTGTGTACCATAGTGTTTCCCACCACCCAAGGGGAGAAAACAAGGTAAGTGCGTTGACAGTTATATCATCCTCAAACAACACGGAAAAACTTGAGGGAGTAGCCAAATCTTCGCGTAGGTGGCCCCTGTCGTTTTTTCGGGATAAGAGGGAGAGGGAGGCTCCGCACAGTGTTGTGAGAGAGGACTTTAGCTCTCAAAGTCCTTGTTCTCAAAATTTTCAGCTCGCAACCAGGACAGTTCGTGGCGCAACAAGCTCCCAAGGCGCCCATTGCAGTTTTACCGTGGCAGCCCGATGGCTCGTGGAGCTACAGCCTCAACAACCAGCAGCCGGCTGTGCAGGGCCTGGCCCATGGCGACAAGCTCACCGACAGCCTCACCGTACCTCCATCGAGGGCACCGCCCACCAACTCACCGTCACCATCAACGGCACCGACGACAAGGCGCAGATCGGCGGTACCGCCACCGGTGTGGTCACCGAGGAGACGGCGCTTCACACCGGCGGCCAGCTCACCATCACCGATCCCGATGCCGGTCAGGACCAGTTCGTGGCGCAACCAAACGCCCAAGGTGCCCATGGCAGTTTTACCGTGCAGCCCGACGGATCATGGAGCTACAGCCTCAACAACCAACAACCGGCGGTGCAGGGCCTGGCCCATGGTGACCAGCTCACCGACAGTCTCACCGTCACCTCCATCGACGGCACCGCCCACCAACTCACCGTCACCATCAACGGCACCGACGACAAGGCCC is part of the Pseudovibrio sp. M1P-2-3 genome and harbors:
- a CDS encoding VCBS domain-containing protein gives rise to the protein MELQPQQPAAGCAGPGPWRQAHRQPHRTSIEGTAHQLTVTINGTDDKAQIGGTATGVVTEETALHTGGQLTITDPDAGQDQFVAQPNAQGAHGSFTVQPDGSWSYSLNNQQPAVQGLAHGDQLTDSLTVTSIDGTAHQLTVTINGTDDKAQIGGTATGRSPRRRRFTPAVSSPSPIPTPVRISSWRSLM